The region CGAGGACAGTTACGTTGGGTCAGCCCTGACGCTGCAGACTGCCATCGGATTTCTACTCACGGTGGGATCGATCCAAGTCACGCCGATCATTGCCGGTGTCGTCGGCTGGCAGTGGGCCTTCGCACCACTGGTTATCGGACCGTTCGTTGGGACAGCCGCTATGTTATGGCTCCGACGGCTTCCCGAGGCAAATGCACTGGCTGGCGGTCGCGGGTGACCCCGCTCCACTTTCACGCTGCGAGGATGACTTTATTGTAAACCAACCGACCAAGCGTGTTCGCGTAAGAACAATACAGACCAGCGCGATAAGACTCACCCTGGAGTATATTCGTATACTGATTCTGCAACGGGATCAGCCGTTCCGAACGTCAGAATGTGATGACTTCGTAGCCGTCGTCGACGAGCGAACGGATACTGGAGTGCCCGTCGTGGTCGTCAAGCCGAACCACGCCGGAATCGTTCACTGCATCATCGACACCGAACGCCCCGGAGCAGAAATCACACGCGGACGCATCATCTTTGACGGCCTGGTAGCGTTCGTGCTGGTCACTGTCCGGATCTTCGAGTTCGGGAATCCACTGCGTTCCAGCTCCGTCGAAAATGAGCTCCAGCTCGTCTCCGTCAGTCTCTGCGAACTCCTTCGCCGTCTCGAGAGCATTAACGAGGTAGCCGAGGTTCGCATGTCCTTCTGTTCCCGCCAGGATCACAACTGCTGTTTTTGTCATAGCATCCGCTAGTACAATTCCAGAGAATATAATCCGTCTGCGGCCGTGCAACGATGATACGCCTGCGAAGGTGGTTTATACACTCCGGTGCTGTTCGCTGAGATCAGCGGCAGCAAAATTCGCTCCGAGCAGCCGTCACAGGATACACCCTCCAGTGGTGGGGCAACTGGTCACTCAGAAGCGACATCGGTTCAGACCCTCTCCGTATTGCCCTCTCGATCAGCGATGACGTACGCTTCGAGGCCATCGAGGACTTCCTCGAACGTCTTCCGGAAGCGAGATTCCATCATCAATTTCGCCATTACGGTCCCGAAGAATCCGTACTTTGGTTTGAACGTGGCGGCCATCGTGACCGCCGTCGCATCACCTCGTTCCTCAACACTGATTTGGACCCTATTTCGCTTCAGAGGCATACTGCCGACATCGATGAACTCCACAGTGTAATTCGATTCAGGACTGTATTCGATAATTTCCTCTTCGATACGGTCACCATCCTCGAATACACACTCGCGGGTCGCACCAACACCAGTCTCCGGACCGTCGATGATCTTCGACGTCGCAACGTGTGGATTGTACTCGGAGACGTGACCGAACTCATCGAGTGCAGTCCACACGTGTTTAGCTGGTACTGAAATTACCTTTTCAACACTCACATTGTGCATATCTGAGTAGAGTAACCTCACCGGTATAGCGCTGTCTTGGTAGTGCAAAAAACAAACACAAGGAGTGGAGACAGAACCGCGACACTACTCACCCAACGTGGAAGACACTCTCTGCTGGGTGGTAATGCTGTGTGGGATATTTTAGTTCGTCCTTCGGGTCAGAGTTCGACGTCTGTTGCCGACTCGACCTCGAAGCGGGTCACCTCTGGCTCTCCCGCGAGTAATTCCGGTAGTTCAGCTGCGAACCGCTCGAAGTGATCGGACTCAGCGTGCGCTCCGAACGCTGCTTCGTCCTCGTACTGTTCGAAGAACCGGAAGAGGTTCTCGTCGTCTACATCGGTCGCGACCCGGTACTCGACGATTCCGTCCTCCTTCCGTGAACTATTCGAGGACGTCGCGAATCCCCGTGTCGGTATTCGAGCGATCGACTGGTGACGGCTGGCAACTGACAACGGAGCTAACCGAGGGCGTCTACATCGAATCAATGGCGGTGGCCGATGATACGGCTGTCCTGCGGACAGCAGACAGCGACGGGCTCGTAGATGTCTTTGAGCGCGAAGGCGGGGAATGGAGGCGCCGACAGACGCTGTCTGCTACTGATCGGGATGATGGACGGATCGTCAGATCAATCGCGACTGATGGCGATACGTTGCTCGTCAGCGCACCGCACGCTCAGTTCGGCGACTCGGTCGGTGCGGTTTACAACCTTGATCAGCCGTCTAGTACAAACGATCCGCGAGGGATATATTTCAAGTGTCCGATACGTCCGAGCAGTTCGGCGATGCGATAGCGACCACGAACGGAACGACAATCGTCGCAGGCAGGTATTCCGAGGAGAGAGTTGTCTACATCTACGAGCAGTAACCTCCGGTCGCTCCCAGAAGGTGAATCTTCTGTATTCAGCAAACTCTGGATAATGTGTCTGAAAAGCGAGCGACCAGCGCATCGACATTCACTCCGAGTACTCGGAGCGGGTGTTACGACGACACCACGGTGGCACCTTGCGGGTCTGTGCGCTATTCGTTGGGGCCACAGTGGCCCCCTCGATGGGGTACCACCGGTGGTCGTCCCACTGGAACCGCACAGGCCGTGCCGTCGGCCTGACTTCTGAGCTCGTTGCCTGTCGAGGGCGATCTCGCGACGTTCGGCGTCGCTCTCGGCCGCCTGATACCGCTTGTACAGCTGGCGGATTTCGTCGTCGACTGATCCCGCAGGAGTATTTGATGTCATCTCTTTCGCAGCGTCCAAGTGAGTGTCTGCGAGCAGTCACCGGTCACGCAGACGATCTCGAGTGTGTCGACAGCATTGGCAGGCCCGATGTCGTACTCGACGAGGCGGTTCGCTGCGAGCTGCCACGCTTGCTCAGCGAGTTTGGGATCAGCGTTCTCATAGTGAACACTGAACTCGGTCAGTGCAACTGCGACGAGGAGATCCTCCTGTCGATCGGTGGGAGACATCGCCGATGTTGGGTGCGGCTTCTCTGATAAACTGCAGGACCATCATTGCTTGATTGCAGCATTTGTAGAAGGTACCCCCGTCTTTAGGTGCGGGAGGGGGTCAATCCATGCATTGTGCAGTGGACTGAGCTCGCGTCCCTTGCACCCTTCTGAGGAGAGATAGCACCTCGAATGAGCGAGCACTTCTCTCTTATCGAACGAATGTTCCATCCGGACCAAGAACAAGCCCGGTTCGAATCTCGAGATCGACACGGCGAAGATGCTTACAGCCACTCTTTGGCTGGCGCCGTTCGAAATCTGTGCAGCTACAGGTCTCTGCCTCGATGTCTATTTCGTATGTGTTCCCGCTCTCACTATCAACTTCGTAGATCGACCCCGCCGTGGTGAAGCAAACATCCATCTGCTCGCTCAATGCACGGCGTGTTCGGGCGTTATCGATCGAGTAGCCACCTGCCTCGAGCGGGGTTGGTGGTGCTGGCGTCTCGCATTGGTCTCGAAACTCGTCGCGACGGTTTCGTTCCTGGCCGCAGTTCCGACAGCGCCAGTAGCGCGTTCGGTACTCGTAACAGTTAGTCAGGTCGATATCGTAGGGTGTTGGTTCCGTGCCTGGTAGCCACTCGTCGATCGCGATGAGTTCATGCCTGTTTAGTCGAGCAGTGTCTCCGGAATAGCGTTGCTCCCGGTCACTGGTATCGCTGTAATCGTGTTGCTCGTAGTGCTGTTCTCGGTCGATCGGCTGATCTGTACTCATAGGGAATCTCGAGGCACAGATGAGAGCGCCTCACCTGTCAGGCGCGAAAAAACACCATGTAGACTGTCACGTTAGTGGGGAGACGCTCCGGATTGGCATGTGATATTACGAGGCTCGCAGCGGCGGTCGCGGGGCGTTGAGCGGCCGAGGGATTTCGAAACCTGTACGATCTCTCGCTGATTAGGAGCCCGTCAGCCGGCGGCGGCGCGGAAGTTGTTTGGGCTTCTCCCCTCGCCGTAGTTTCTTATTCGTTGAGGAGCACTATCCGATAATGACTGATGAGTTGACGGACCGCGAGTACGAGGATTGTTGGAGTGACTCTGTCGAGACCATTGCGTTGGAATTTGAGGTTCCTCGAGCCACTGCAGCCTCTTGGGAACGGAATATTGGTGATGTAGGGGCCCTCCAGGAGTCGCTTGGGAGGTACGGCCCCGATAACTATCTTGAGCTACTCCGTCGACGACGACGAGAGTGGCTTCCCCGCGAGCGAGAGAAACGCGAGGAGGAGTGGGTGGACTCCCTCAAGCGGTGGTGTACGAGGAAAGCCGATGGCGTCTATCTAGTCCATGAGTCGGAAAGGGAGGACTTCCGGAGTGAACACAGGGCTGTAGGGATGCAGTCTATGAGTCTGGGTTCTGAGTGGCGAGCTGTCGCTCTGACGGATGGTTCAACGAAACGCCGTGAAGTTGGTGCGGTCAGTGGAATGACACGGACCGAGGAGATGGCGGCACTTCGGGAGGAATTGGAGCGGAAGGAGGAACGGGTGAAGTATGATCTGCGGCGAGTTGATTCCGAATGGATCGGCTTGACGGGAGAACTTAGGAGGGTCGAGAAGTTCGTCTAACGTATCGACGAAGAAGTCAACTTCTCGGTCGGTATACTGGTCTCGCATCGGCTCAACTACCTCACGCCACCGGACGCCGATTAGAAATCAAAGCCCGCCACGGACCAGGCCGGAGCGGAGGTTGACGATCGGGGATCCGTCACGGACGCGGCGTCGCGTCCGGGCCGTACTCCACGTCCCAGTTGTCGAAGAGCGCTCGGAACTCCTCGCGCCTGCGTTCGATCTCTTCGTCAGTGAACTCCTCTTCCGCTTTCGTAAGTTCCTCGTCGTAGGTGAGTTCGACGGTCGCATAGACGCCATCGCTCTCAATGATCCAACTTGGCAGACAATCGCTCATTATGGTAAAATAGTACTCGTACCCCTGGGCACCCATACACGCTGCGTTGTATCCCTTGTCGGTTATTTTTTCGAACGTCGTCTCAAATTCGGCCACAGACCGAGTCGGACCGACGTCGACGCTCGTCCCGGTTGGGGAACGGGAGAATGAAACGTCAAACGTCACGTACGACCATCGATACCGAGCGTCGAACGGGAGACACGGGTGCCCACAGTGCATCAGTACGATGTTGGGATACGGCTCGTCACTAGGGTCGTACATTCGACACTCGATCCACGACTGGAGAATCTCGAATTCGTCGACGATAAACGGTCTCGCCTCGATGTTGCCCATATAGTGCGATCAATCAGACCGCTTTTAGAGGCCCTGTTCATGCGGAAAAGAACGCATCGGACAAAAGAGCAAGCGGCGTCCTTAGCCCGCGAGGGGTGGGCCAGCCGCGGCGGCAGAGACCGACTGCGCGGGCGGCCGGAGCCGCGGGACGCCATTCGCGCTCTCCACCCAATCGCCCGGATCCGTTGACTGGCCTCGTCGTACTCCACCGACAGTTCCTCGTCCTGGACCACGAACGTGATTGCCCCGCCGGACTGGTGCTCGCTTGTGATATAGAAGTTGGGCGTGTCGCTGACTTCGTCGACGTTGGTCACCGCCTCTGTGGTCGGATGCTGCTTCGAGTAGTTTGCTGGTACGACAACATGCTCCGGCGGACCCATACCGCTGATCCAGCCGGGACTGCTCATATTCGGCTACTCAGTAGTCGATGCGGCGCCGTGGTGTTGGAGCGTGAGAACGTCTACGTCGCCATCCGCCTTCACGTTGGACGGGTCACGAGCGTCGCTCGCGATGTGGAAGCGTTTCTCCTGAGCCTCAACGGTCAGGGCAACCGATTCGGCGTCCACATCACTCCCGACGGGCGCGTCAGGGTGGACGACCTGGACGTCGACGCTCGACCCAGGCTCGAGTGAATCGCCATCACCTGATGTGACGCTTGAGTGGAACTCCAGCTCGCCGGCCGTGTCGGCCTCCTCCAACGCTCTCTCGAGGTTACGCGCGGTCTTAGAGTCGGCCTTCGCGTTCCAGTAGACTTCCTCTACGTCGAAGTCCTCGAGCAGATACTCCCCGTACGAGACGTGGTCCTCGTGACCGTGCGTCAGGACGAGTTTGTCAATGGTGTTAACGCCGTTCTCCTCGAGTTGCTTCTTCAGTGAGCCGTCGTAGCTTATCTTGGAGGTCGACGTCGACCCGGCGTCGACGAGCAGGTTGCCGTCCGGCGACTGGACCAAAACGCTCTGGCCCTTCCCGACATCCAGGTAGGACACCTCGACGCGGCCGGCGTCCGGATCGTCGCTCAGCATCCTATCTTCTTAATGGTAATGCAGATACCGGCGCAGCTGAACTGAGTCTGTTCGTGAGAAACCACGATGATGGTGCGATTAATTCGAAGACGATCGACACGCCAGTATCAGGTAGTTATGGAAAGCGCAAAAGATACAAGGACTTCACTTTGCGCTCTGACAAAATTTATGATATAGGTGTGGAATTGCGTACAAGAGCAAGCGCTTCAGGATCAGCAAACTCCACGGATTACTATAATGACTATTCGTCAATGGGTAAGGACCTACGGCGTGTCAGAGTCAGAAACGAAGGATGGGAAAACGATGGTAACCTCATGTTCAGATACATAGGATAGTTGGATCGGTGGTCGGATTGTGGGCCAGACCGCAAGCCTACAGAGTTGAATCAGCAATATCGATGCAGTCCTAGCAAGGTCAAAGGAACGAACGTCAATTGGAAGTATATCGACGCACGCAGGAAGAGCCGCTCCCAATTGCTTGTTCCTCAAACTCACTGCGATACTATCTAAAGAAATAGTCCGAAAATATCTAAATATGATATATTTAGATTAGGTCAGGTAGAAGAAAATCACGCAGAGAGTCTTCTATTTCTACATCATTTGGGTCAATATCAACATCATTTGTAAGGAGGAGGTTGCTGGAGCCCTCTACTGAAACGAATTGAGTTGGTGCATCAGGATTCGTCCCTCGCTTGTCATGGTGATTGGAGAGGATCTTTTCAAGCCCATGGCTGAACTGAGACGAATCTTCTTCAATTAATCCAGCAAGGGCTAACTGCAATCCATCGTACTTTAGGTATTCATGATCAATGTCAGAGAGTTTCTTGTTCCAGGAGATAGCTTGAGATTCATTTCCATCAATATACGCTGCTAATGCTAATGCATGATAGAGAACATGCGAAAAGTCAGAATGGTTCTCAAGAATCCATTCTTGATCGAGGTCATAGGTATGTGAGATCGCATCATCAATATACGCATCTTGCTGGGATAGAATTGCTGCATAAAGTGCATCAGAGCATTGAGTTGGCTGATGCCATTGATAGGAATCCTCAATGCTGTCTTCGTATTCATCTACGAGCTCGATGATTTTCACTGAGTGGTTTGCTGCGCGGCCAAACCAAGACAATGCTTCATCGGAGTTTCCAAGGAGACTTTCGCAGATACCAACACCAAGAGCACTGTCTGCTATCCTTCCTTCTACAAAGGGAAGTGCGTCAGTAACCACTTCTCCCTTTTCCATGCGATTGTGATTCTTCTCATAGGCCTCTAACTGACTCTCCCGTTGATTTCGAATTGTTTCTTCAGTACTCATCGCTGTTCACCGATCTTAATTAGTCTAACCTCATCAATTCCTAGTTCGTTAATACTCTTTGTAACTGTCTTCCCATCCTTGGGACGGTTCTGAATGACAGTTATTTCTCTCCTGACGTCCCCAGTTGCTCTGGCATCTTCAATTGCTTCTCTTGTGGATTTATCTATTCCTCTCTCTTCAGACAGAACATTTCTAATCCACTGATCGGACATCTGAGTCACATCTCCATCCTTTGTTTTCCCTAAATTCCTCTTTCCGAAGTTCCCGTCATCACTTAGGAATTTCACCTCGTCAATAATAAGGTCGCCCTCTGGATCCTTATACACAAGGTCCGGACCATTATCGTTCACTGTACCGGGATCATACCCTTTGTAGATGTAATCATCGACCTTCTCACCCTCATCAATCTTACTCGCGATCTCGGTTCGAATGTTGGTTTCAGCGATTTTCTCACCAGCTGCACCTTTACTTAGGTCAGTTACTTTATGGTAATTCAGATAGTCAGCACCGTTATCAATATATCGAGCGTCCACTGCAACGTCATACTGGCTACCAGTAATACGCGCGGTCCGCTCGCAACCGATGTCCGAGAGACTCTCGGCAGCGACTTCGCGGACTTTCCTGGGCTGGTCGAAACAGTACCCCAGCAACACGTCGACGGCCGCATCGGTTCGTTCCTCATCGAGGATGCCGACCGATCGAATGCCGTACAGGACGCCATCTCGGTCCAAGGCGTCTTCGGCCGAGAGCAACTCCCGCAACGCCTCGAATTCGGCATCGCCCGCCGTCCCGTCCTTGAAGGAGGCTACCAATTCTTTTACTCTCTCCGTTGTCTCAGTGGTCTCGAAAAGATCGTCCGACATGTCTCTTGATCGAAACAGATCACTCACTGTAATGTATCTCTGGATTCGACACGACGGCCCGGTCCCACCCACGACCAGTGTGATTATATTCAGCAGCATCGTACTGAAGCCAAATGGACAACGAGTCGCCTGATTCCGCACACTCCCAGGACCCCGAGATGTACGAGGACGAGCAGCTCGGGACGTTCGAGAGAAAATCCAGCAGAGGTCTCTATTCGACGACAGCCGAGTGGATGGGTACCGAGGTCGAGTTAGAACTCTGGCTCTCCGAACCCGACGACGGTGTGTCGGGGCTCACTGTCGCGAAGGCGCTGTGGGACGACCAGTCCACGTGGACCGAGCGGATTCAGCAGTACGCCCTCGACGAGTTGCTCGAGCTCAAGAACGTGGAGTGGATCGAATCGGAGGATGACACGGTGACTGCCGAAGAGTTCACAGATAGGATAGACCTGAAAACCGTCACCATCGATCACGATGGCGGGTTCACGTTCTGGCACGACGACGACGATCTGTTCTTCGGACACAGCATCATGGTCTCTGGGAACCTCGAAAACGGGATCTTCGAGGCGCATCTGTGACTGTCCCGCCGTCTGGTACCGACGTGAATCACATTCGACGTGACACGTTTTCTCGCCGCCACCAGATTGACTTTGCTGGTACCTTTGAGGGTAATAAATGGTCGACCGGTCGCGGTACCAGCAGTGGATTCAAACGTGGAGGAAGGTAGTACCAAGGTGTCGATTGGATGCACATCGAAGACAGCTACGATGACAAATCGACGACGCTGACGTGGGAGTGTGTGGGAGAGTCAGTGTCCGTGACGCTCTCGGGGCTGGTCCACGCCGAATACGCCGAGGAGGAGGACGTAGTCGTCACCGCGAGTGTCGAGGGGACAATACGGATGCTGGCGAGTGATGGAACCGAGCGGGACGCGTTCGAGTACACCCTGCCCGACGGGATCGACCTCTACACCTTGGTCCCGAGTATCGTTACGGAACTCGGTGTGACGATGGTGCTGGCCCACGACCCACCGCATCGCGGGGAGGTGCTCTGGCAACACGAGATAGATATCGAGCGCAAGGAAGTCGGTGGCCCCGTCGCGAAGTGGCGCTGACGGCTATTGTCGGTGATGGCGACCGGGAGACTCCTGTCTCGGGCACGTCGATACGGGGGCAACGACTGACGGCCCCTTTCGGCCAAGCAATCTCGTGGCTGCTCGCCGTATTCAGAATCGACGGGAACTCGTCCGCACCAGTGCCTCGGTCGCAGCGGCGTACCGGCCGGGTTGGACTTCGCCGAACGAGACGACCAGCATCGTCACCTCGTCCTCGGCATCAACGACCTCGTAGGACAGTTCCAACCCGTCCATTCGGCCGTGATAGATGGGATCGCCGTCGAACGAGGTCACGGAATAGCCGAGGACGGCCGCGATCTCGTCAGGATTAATGTCCGGAGCGTGGTCCCGTATCTCGGTGAGCGGCTTCAGGCTCGCCAGGTCGACCCTGCACGGCCCGCCGCCGACCTCGACCGAGAACACTGCTCCGTCCTGCGATTCGAAGGAAACGATCTCGCCGTCTCGTCGTTCGATATCCATGGGTTTCGGGCCTCGGTAGTGGGGGCGTCCGAACAGCGGCTGGGCCGACACTGGAGCCGGTCCGGGTCACGGCAGGCTCCCAGGGGTTCGGTCAGTTCGACTGACTCGCTGATAAAGGGAAAGGGTTTCGGACAGATCCAGAGTCCGTGGCGGTCGAGTCGCTCCTCCCTCGGTCCGATGCCGACGCGGCGGAGTTGCGCGATTTGCGAGACCTCCTTCAAGAACTGGCTCGCGCGCATCCGCGACCGGATACAGGATTACAGCCCCCCGTTCTAACGGGGAACTGGGCGAATTAACCTGGTGGGTAATTGTAAAAACATCTAGAAAGCTACTTCGACCAATCTATTTTCGGGAACATTCTGTTGGATATATCTGAATAGAAGGCGCGCATCAATTCCATCCTCCGAGAGTGTCTCTGCGCGTGGGTACCTCGGTCGTACCGTTGATCTCGTCACTCGTGGGCGGATCGTTTCGGAACTGCCGTTTGCGATCCGCGTCGCAGGCGCGGTTCGTCTCGAGACGGCCACCTCGGCTCGAGTCTATCGCGTGAGTCGCGGTCTGAGCCATCTTTACGGTTATCGTCTGACCGTGACCGGACAGTCGGCGGTGATGAACGGTTCATCGTCCCCGTCGGCGAACGCCAGCCCGCCGCAGTCACGGCGACAGACTCGCCAGGCCGGCAGGGTGGGAATGTCGTACTCCTCCGGATCGCGGAAGGCACCCGCGATCGCCCACTCTCGAGCGCGCATTCAGCCGTCCTCCGTGATGACGTCCGCAACCTTCTGTCGGTCGAATAGCTGCTCGTCTTCGGGAATCTCGGGATACGGTCCCTCGGTGTAGGTCGGCCACGTCCCGAAGACGTCGGGGTAGAGTTGCTTCGCGGTCATCTCGAGCTGGAATAGGTTCAGTATCGGGCCCTGGTAGCGGGCCCCCTGCGGGTAGACGCGGTCGTTTTGGACCGCGGAGAGCTCTCGGCCGACGGAGTCGTTTTGTAGCGACGATCGAATCCCGGTTATATCCGTTCCGGGATGCATTCCGCCCAGCGAGAAGAGCACGTCGGGATCGGCCTCGAGCAGCCCTTCCATATCAATCGTGTCGCCGGAGGAGATGTCGTCGCTCAGGGCTCCGATCGGACTGAGGGGGCGTACGTGTGCCGTCAGGAATCCGGGGGTGTCCAGCGTGTAGACGTAGATGCTATCGATGTCGCTCATCCCAGCCAGCACCGCGGTCGGACGCTCCTGTTCGGGAGGAAGATCCTCCTCGATCGTATCCAGTAGGTTCGCGTGTATCTCTGCGAGCGCCTCGTACCGCTCCTCTTCGCGGAAGACCTGGGCGACCTTCTCGAACATCTCCCAGAGGGTGTAATACTCGTAGCGGTCGGCCCACTCGGCCGGTGGCTTGCCGTGTCTGTCGCTGAACTTGTTTCCGAACCACGGAGCAATGGTATCCCGAATCTCCTCGATATCCGATGCGTCCTTGCTGTCGAGAGCGTTCACGCTCGCCGGATCAGCGAGGTGGATGTCGCTGTTGAGCTCGTAGAGCTTCTCCTTGCTGGGATCCCAGGACGAGTACAGGCCCGTCCAGTCCAGCGTGACGCCGGGGAGTCGTTCGGTGAACTGATTCCACAGTTGGTCGTAGTACTCGGGAGCGTGCATCGCGTTGACGTCGTCCCCGCGTCCGAGGGCGAACGCCATGCCGGCGTGGTGGGTCAGCCGCGTGAAGATGCTCTCCGGCGGCGAGTCGAACGAAACCTCGCCCATCGGTGCCATCGTCACTGAATAGGTGCCGTCGGAGTTGGTGTCCCCGTTGTCGCTTTGTCCGACCAACTCCGAACAGCCCGCGAGGGCGGTCCCGGCCGCGAGGGCCCCGCCGTACTTCAGCGTCTCTCTGCGCGTCGGTCCGCCCGTTGTGCCGTCAGTATCGTCGTTCATCGTTAGAACTCCCCGTTGATGATGTCCGCGACCGCCTGGCGATCGAACAGTCGCTCGTCGCCGGTTACGTCCCCGAACTCGTCAGGGAACATCTGTTTCGCCGCTCGCTCGGTCAGGAAGAGATTGTGAATTGGGCCCTGATTGAGGTAGCCGCCGCGATACACCCGCCCGTTCCGGACGGCGGTGAGCTCGCTCCCGACCGGGTGGCTCCGCATGTAGTCGAGAACGATGTCGCGGAACTCCGCGGCGGATTTCCGCTCGTGACCGCGGACGAGGATCACCTCGGGATCGATCTCGAGCAGGTTCTCGTAGTCGAGTTCACCGCGGTTCGTAGTGCTGAGATTGTCGATGTCCGTCCCCGTCAGGGCGTCGTTGATGCCGAGATCTCGCCACTGCTTCTTGCTCGTCCCCGCGTCGTCAAGTCGGTACGGCGAGAACGTCTCCGGTTCGTCGGTTCCCTCGTAGGTGAGAAAGACCTCCGGTCGATCGTCACTGGGCGGTAGCCGCTCCTGAACGGACGCAATGAACTCGGTGTGGAGTTCGCTGAACGCCTCGTAGCGCTCACGCTGTTGGAATACCTCGGCCACTTTCTCGAACGCTTCATACAGCGTGTAGTAGCGGTAATCGTGCCACCCATCGGACCGTCGGAAGATCAGATTCCCGACGAACGGTGCGACAGTCGACGCGATCTCTTCGACGTCCGCTTCGTCCCAGTCGAACCAGTTGATGAGCATCTGTGGGTCATACAGGTGGACGTCGCTCTCGAGTTCATAGAACTCCTCTTTGGTTCGAACCTCCGGATACCGCTCGATGACGTCTCGGTCGACGGTCACAGCCGGGAGTTCGTCGTAGACGTACGTGTAGTAGCGATCCGCGCCACCGACGCCGGTCAACCCGTCGGCTTGTCCCAGTGCGACGGCCATATCGGCGTAGCCGCCGTCGTATGCGGCCCACTGCTCCGGTACCTCACCGAACGTGACGGTTCCGACCGGTTCCATCGAGACCGAATACGAGCCGGCTTCGGTCGTCTCGGTCTCCTCGCGCTGACCGACCAGCTCCGAACAGCCCGCGAGGGCGGTCCCGGCCGCGAGCGTGCCGCCGTACTTCAGCGTCTCTCTCCGTGTGGGTGCCTCAATCGTTCCGTCATCGTCTCCCATTTACCTGCCTCCGTTGCTGATGGTCACGCTCTCACGACGGTCGAACAGCCGGTCCGACTCGGGAAACGCCGGATACGGTTCCTTCGCGCCTATTTCACACTCGACACCGTCATCGA is a window of Natrinema salaciae DNA encoding:
- a CDS encoding DsrE family protein, which produces MTKTAVVILAGTEGHANLGYLVNALETAKEFAETDGDELELIFDGAGTQWIPELEDPDSDQHERYQAVKDDASACDFCSGAFGVDDAVNDSGVVRLDDHDGHSSIRSLVDDGYEVITF
- a CDS encoding SRPBCC family protein — protein: MHNVSVEKVISVPAKHVWTALDEFGHVSEYNPHVATSKIIDGPETGVGATRECVFEDGDRIEEEIIEYSPESNYTVEFIDVGSMPLKRNRVQISVEERGDATAVTMAATFKPKYGFFGTVMAKLMMESRFRKTFEEVLDGLEAYVIADREGNTERV
- a CDS encoding putative quinol monooxygenase, which produces MARIPTRGFATSSNSSRKEDGIVEYRVATDVDDENLFRFFEQYEDEAAFGAHAESDHFERFAAELPELLAGEPEVTRFEVESATDVEL
- a CDS encoding ComEC/Rec2 family competence protein, with the protein product MLSDDPDAGRVEVSYLDVGKGQSVLVQSPDGNLLVDAGSTSTSKISYDGSLKKQLEENGVNTIDKLVLTHGHEDHVSYGEYLLEDFDVEEVYWNAKADSKTARNLERALEEADTAGELEFHSSVTSGDGDSLEPGSSVDVQVVHPDAPVGSDVDAESVALTVEAQEKRFHIASDARDPSNVKADGDVDVLTLQHHGAASTTE
- a CDS encoding DUF2262 domain-containing protein; this translates as MDNESPDSAHSQDPEMYEDEQLGTFERKSSRGLYSTTAEWMGTEVELELWLSEPDDGVSGLTVAKALWDDQSTWTERIQQYALDELLELKNVEWIESEDDTVTAEEFTDRIDLKTVTIDHDGGFTFWHDDDDLFFGHSIMVSGNLENGIFEAHL
- a CDS encoding ABC transporter substrate-binding protein, whose protein sequence is MNDDTDGTTGGPTRRETLKYGGALAAGTALAGCSELVGQSDNGDTNSDGTYSVTMAPMGEVSFDSPPESIFTRLTHHAGMAFALGRGDDVNAMHAPEYYDQLWNQFTERLPGVTLDWTGLYSSWDPSKEKLYELNSDIHLADPASVNALDSKDASDIEEIRDTIAPWFGNKFSDRHGKPPAEWADRYEYYTLWEMFEKVAQVFREEERYEALAEIHANLLDTIEEDLPPEQERPTAVLAGMSDIDSIYVYTLDTPGFLTAHVRPLSPIGALSDDISSGDTIDMEGLLEADPDVLFSLGGMHPGTDITGIRSSLQNDSVGRELSAVQNDRVYPQGARYQGPILNLFQLEMTAKQLYPDVFGTWPTYTEGPYPEIPEDEQLFDRQKVADVITEDG
- a CDS encoding ABC transporter substrate-binding protein; amino-acid sequence: MGDDDGTIEAPTRRETLKYGGTLAAGTALAGCSELVGQREETETTEAGSYSVSMEPVGTVTFGEVPEQWAAYDGGYADMAVALGQADGLTGVGGADRYYTYVYDELPAVTVDRDVIERYPEVRTKEEFYELESDVHLYDPQMLINWFDWDEADVEEIASTVAPFVGNLIFRRSDGWHDYRYYTLYEAFEKVAEVFQQRERYEAFSELHTEFIASVQERLPPSDDRPEVFLTYEGTDEPETFSPYRLDDAGTSKKQWRDLGINDALTGTDIDNLSTTNRGELDYENLLEIDPEVILVRGHERKSAAEFRDIVLDYMRSHPVGSELTAVRNGRVYRGGYLNQGPIHNLFLTERAAKQMFPDEFGDVTGDERLFDRQAVADIINGEF